A stretch of Hydractinia symbiolongicarpus strain clone_291-10 chromosome 9, HSymV2.1, whole genome shotgun sequence DNA encodes these proteins:
- the LOC130656257 gene encoding lysophosphatidylserine lipase ABHD12-like → MAKEKKTQPDGKKRSPSVVKRLLSFLWKVCISIFWFVWMFLTILLVGYILISGLVIYSTELKMEFIFFNRVRGPWFGNISACGDFGVVKCENIFLDGPSGKLGSWFISPASRQYITKEAYILYLHGNMASRAFDHRVQLYKRLSKMGYHILAIDYRGFGDSEGWPTEQGLVEDSKVAYQFLLEKARGLPIYIWGHSLGSAVAVQLAAWLNSEHSQLNGVFLEAPFNNITDGIKYSPLAAPLRQFLPNVEQYFDDVRNVFRSTHWITKVTSPILMLHDKKDHILNINLGRKLHLAAKSVGTTNVKFIELDEDLYHNDIYRAKNLKHIVSDFVLNTS, encoded by the exons ATGGCGAAGGAGAAGAAAACACAACCAGATGGGAAAAAAAGATCGCCATCCGTTGTTAAACGACTGTTAAGTTTTTT ATGGAAAGTTTGTATCTCAATATTTTGGTTTGTATGGATGTTCCTAACAATACTTCTTGTTGGCTACATATTAATATCTGGTCTGGTCATTTACTCAACTGAGTTAAAAAtggaatttatatttttcaacagAG TACGAGGCCCGTGGTTTGGTAATATTTCTGCTTGTGGAGACTTTGGGGTAGTTAAATGTGAGAATATCTTTCTTGACGGACCAAGTGGAAAGTTGGGCTCTTG GTTTATATCTCCTGCGTCAAGACAATACATCACAAAGGAGGCTTATATATTATATCTACATGGTAACATGGCATCTAG AGCTTTTGATCACCGTGTACAATTATACAAG AGACTATCAAAAATGGGTTATCATATCTTAGCTATTGATTACAGAG GGTTCGGCGATTCCGAAGGATGGCCAACTGAACAAG gTCTTGTTGAGGATAGTAAGGTAGCTTATCAATTTTTATTGGAGAAAGCTCGTGGTCTTCCAATTTACATTTGGGGACACTCGCTTGGTTCTGC TGTTGCAGTTCAACTCGCTGCCTGGTTAAATTCAGAAC ATTCTCAGCTAAATGGAGTGTTCTTGGAAGCGCCGTTCAATAACATTACTGATGGAATAAAGTATAGTCCTTTAGCAgct CCATTACGACAATTTCTTCCAAACGTGGAGCAATATTTCGATGACGTCAGAAATGTATTTCGGAGTACCCACTG GATCACCAAGGTGACATCGCCAATTCTAATGCTACACGATAAAAAAGATCACATTCTAAATATAAATCTAGGACGAAAG CTACATCTAGCTGCTAAATCAGTTGGTACTACAAACGTAAAGTTTATTGAGTTAGATGAAGACTTATATCACAATGATATATATCGCGCGAAAAATCTAAAACACATTGTCAG tgACTTCGTTTTAAACACGTCATAG